A window of Hymenobacter siberiensis genomic DNA:
AACCCGGCCCGATACCACCCGCGCCGTGGTCCTGCCCGAAGCTACCGTCACCGGCTACGGCCAGCGGCTGCCGCTGCGCCGCACCGCCGCCGCCATCGGGATAATCGATGCCCGCGTGATTGCGCAGTTCAGCCCCACGGCCCTCACGCAGGCCGTAAACACGCTGCCCGGCGTGCGGCTGGAGGAACGCGCCACGGCCAGCTACCGGCTCAGTATTCGCGGGAGCTCGCTGCGCTCGCCGTTCGGCGTGCGCAACGTGAAAGTGTATTACAACGGTATTCCCTTCACCGAGGCCGGTGGCAGCACGCCGCTCAATCTGCTCGACCCCGCCATTATCGGGCGGCTCGAAGTGCTGAAAGGGCCGGCCGGCAGCGTGTACGGCGCAGGCACGGGCGGCGTGGCGCTGTTTGGCACGCCGGCGGTGGCGGCGGGCGTTAGCCGGGTAGCGGTGGGGGCCACGGTGGGCAGCTACGGCCTGCGCCGCAGCACCATCACGGTCGAAACGGGCAGTGCCACCAGCAGCATCCGCGCCCAGTACGCCCACCAAAGCCTCGACGGTTACCGCCAGCAAAGCGCCTTGCAGCGCGACGTTTTCGCCCTCGATACCCGCACCGTGGCCGGCCCCAAAACCACGCTGGCCGCCCACTTGCTCTACACCGACATCAGCTACCAGCTGCCCGGCGGCCTTACCCGCGCCCAGTACGCGGCCGACCCCCGGCAGGCGCGCCCGGGCACGGCCACCGCGCCCGGCACCGTGGCGCAACAGGCCTTCTATGCCTCGCGCACCGGCCTGCTGGGCCTCACCCACGAGTACCGCTTTAGCGATAAGCTGGAGCTGCAAACCACGCTCTACGGCAGCGGCACCGTGATTCGGACGCCTTACTTAGTTGATTACGAAAGAGATACCGGCGTGGGCGTGGGCGGGCGCACGGCCCTGAGGTACCGCACGGCGCTGGCCGGGCGGGTACTGCGGCTGCAGGGCGGCGGCGAGTTCCAGGCCGGCTTCACCGACGGGCGCAGCTACCAGAACAACGGCGGCACGCCCGGCGCGCTGCGCTACAACGACGAAATTGCGACCACCACCGGCTTCGCCTTCGCCCAGGCCGACTACAGCCTGCCGGCCGATTTCCAGCTAACCGTGGCCGCCAGCTACAACCGCCTGCGCTACCGCATCGCGCGGGTGAGCAGCGCCGCCACCCAGCCCAACGATTATCAGCTCAGCCGCGATTTTCAGCCCGTGGTGTCGCCCCGCGTGGCGCTCCTGCGCGAGTTCAGCCCCAATTTGTCGGTGTATGCCAGCGTGAGCACCGGCTTCTCGCCGCCCACGCTGGACGAAATCCGGACTTCCGACGGCCGCATCAATG
This region includes:
- a CDS encoding TonB-dependent receptor family protein — translated: MPLRYLLLLSLGLLRLPTRAQTRPDTTRAVVLPEATVTGYGQRLPLRRTAAAIGIIDARVIAQFSPTALTQAVNTLPGVRLEERATASYRLSIRGSSLRSPFGVRNVKVYYNGIPFTEAGGSTPLNLLDPAIIGRLEVLKGPAGSVYGAGTGGVALFGTPAVAAGVSRVAVGATVGSYGLRRSTITVETGSATSSIRAQYAHQSLDGYRQQSALQRDVFALDTRTVAGPKTTLAAHLLYTDISYQLPGGLTRAQYAADPRQARPGTATAPGTVAQQAFYASRTGLLGLTHEYRFSDKLELQTTLYGSGTVIRTPYLVDYERDTGVGVGGRTALRYRTALAGRVLRLQGGGEFQAGFTDGRSYQNNGGTPGALRYNDEIATTTGFAFAQADYSLPADFQLTVAASYNRLRYRIARVSSAATQPNDYQLSRDFQPVVSPRVALLREFSPNLSVYASVSTGFSPPTLDEIRTSDGRINGDLQAERGTSYEVGARGNFFANRLTYDVNIFDLELRQTIVSSTTSQGIVVFRNIGSTHQRGLEAALSGWLWRETGPVSSPENAQTAGRGLRAWASYAYNDFRFGSYTSGTTDLGGNRLTGTTPHTLSAGLDFSERLGFYLSPSLSHQARIVLNDANTEEAAGYWVFGARGGWRRSFGRLETNIYGGIDNVTDRNYSLGNDLNAFGGRYFQPAPGRAWYAGTQVGWRW